The Amycolatopsis sp. DG1A-15b genome window below encodes:
- a CDS encoding rhomboid family intramembrane serine protease, producing MTTRAAPRNPFGALAPVARRPYLTAVVFAVTLACGIAQLVHPPLYDVMHRDAARIDAGEWYRLVTGMFFQDGWAFGLTSNLLWLAFFGTLAERVFGRARWLVLYFGCGLFGQVMSYVWLNPVGAGNSMCVVGLIGGLAAVVMVASRRYGVALPMQFRVIAYAAPVLAVVDTLAHDNHGLPLLLGLALGFALLPAPVKVAQQ from the coding sequence ATGACCACTCGCGCCGCACCCCGCAACCCGTTCGGGGCCCTCGCCCCGGTGGCCCGCCGCCCGTACCTGACCGCCGTGGTCTTCGCGGTGACCTTGGCCTGCGGCATCGCGCAGCTGGTGCACCCGCCGCTGTACGACGTGATGCACCGTGACGCCGCCCGCATCGACGCCGGCGAGTGGTACCGCCTGGTGACCGGCATGTTCTTCCAGGACGGCTGGGCCTTCGGCCTGACGTCGAACCTGCTCTGGCTGGCGTTCTTCGGCACGCTCGCCGAGCGCGTGTTCGGCCGCGCGCGGTGGCTCGTCCTGTACTTCGGGTGCGGCCTGTTCGGCCAGGTCATGAGCTACGTCTGGCTCAACCCGGTCGGTGCCGGCAACTCGATGTGCGTGGTGGGGCTGATCGGCGGCCTGGCGGCGGTCGTCATGGTGGCTTCCCGCCGGTACGGCGTGGCGCTGCCGATGCAGTTCCGGGTCATCGCCTACGCCGCGCCGGTGCTGGCCGTGGTGGACACGCTGGCGCACGACAACCACGGCCTCCCGCTGCTGCTGGGCCTGGCGCTGGGCTTCGCGCTGCTACCGGCTCCGGTGAAGGTCGCGCAGCAGTAG
- a CDS encoding FAD-binding oxidoreductase, with the protein MDSEHDQGRTGVRRRTFLRIAGVSAAGAVAAACGPENPAAPVASTAPADPTSAPPATRLPTGPPNWDDLRPRLTGDLLRPGAESYDTAKHGFNQLFDGNNPVAVATVATTQDVQACLKAAAGRVAIAARSGGHSYAGYSVPVGGLVIDVAALNKVDVQGGKAVIGAGAKLKDVYAALARAGRALPAGSCPTVGIAGLTLGGGIGVLARKYGLTCDHLSSAQVVTADGRTLTASAGSEPDLFWALRGGGGGNFGVVTEFTFDTDPAPEALTVFSLHFPAGAASGVLAAWQQWIAAMPPELWANLVLSGGSPVQCRVGGCYVGGAAGLNTLLNNLTANAGARPTQRVVKTLDYLGAMKYFEGSSNRQSFIASSRMITTPVDAAKVVAVADGRSGMDLLIDGLGGAVAGPAKDATAFWHRDALASIQVYAPATTKTRTKVTQAVGDVVAGLAAAGAGGGYVNYIDPALPDWKAAYYGDNAKRLQDVANKYDPNNVFRFGQGVVS; encoded by the coding sequence GTGGACAGTGAGCACGACCAGGGGCGGACCGGCGTCCGCCGCCGGACGTTCCTGCGGATCGCGGGCGTCTCGGCCGCCGGTGCCGTCGCCGCCGCGTGCGGGCCGGAGAACCCCGCCGCCCCGGTCGCCTCGACCGCCCCGGCGGACCCGACGTCGGCCCCGCCGGCCACCCGGCTGCCCACCGGGCCACCGAACTGGGACGACCTGCGCCCCCGGCTGACCGGCGACCTGCTGCGGCCGGGCGCCGAAAGCTACGACACCGCCAAGCACGGCTTCAACCAGCTGTTCGACGGCAACAACCCGGTCGCCGTGGCGACCGTGGCGACCACCCAGGACGTCCAGGCCTGCCTGAAGGCGGCCGCCGGGCGCGTCGCGATCGCCGCGCGCAGCGGCGGCCACAGCTACGCCGGGTACTCGGTGCCGGTGGGCGGGCTGGTCATCGACGTGGCCGCGCTGAACAAGGTCGACGTCCAGGGCGGCAAGGCCGTGATCGGCGCCGGCGCGAAGCTGAAGGACGTCTACGCCGCGCTGGCACGGGCCGGGCGCGCGCTGCCCGCCGGATCCTGCCCGACGGTCGGGATCGCCGGGCTGACCCTCGGCGGCGGCATCGGCGTGCTCGCCCGCAAGTACGGCTTGACCTGCGACCACCTGAGCTCCGCGCAGGTCGTCACCGCCGACGGCCGGACGCTCACCGCCTCCGCCGGTTCCGAACCGGACCTGTTCTGGGCGCTGCGCGGCGGGGGCGGCGGCAACTTCGGCGTCGTCACCGAGTTCACCTTCGACACCGATCCGGCGCCGGAGGCGCTGACGGTGTTCTCGCTGCACTTCCCGGCCGGGGCCGCGAGCGGCGTGCTCGCCGCGTGGCAGCAGTGGATCGCCGCGATGCCGCCGGAGCTCTGGGCGAACCTGGTGCTTTCGGGCGGGTCGCCGGTGCAGTGCCGCGTCGGCGGCTGCTACGTCGGAGGCGCCGCGGGGCTCAACACGCTGCTGAACAACCTGACGGCCAACGCCGGCGCCCGGCCGACGCAGCGCGTGGTGAAGACCCTGGACTACCTCGGCGCCATGAAGTACTTCGAGGGCAGCTCGAACCGCCAGTCGTTCATCGCCTCCTCGCGGATGATCACCACCCCGGTCGACGCCGCGAAGGTCGTCGCGGTCGCCGACGGCCGGTCGGGCATGGACCTGCTCATCGACGGTCTCGGCGGCGCGGTGGCCGGGCCGGCCAAGGACGCCACGGCGTTCTGGCACCGCGACGCGCTGGCCAGCATCCAGGTCTACGCGCCCGCGACGACGAAGACCCGGACGAAGGTCACGCAGGCGGTCGGCGACGTTGTCGCGGGACTCGCCGCGGCCGGCGCGGGCGGCGGGTACGTCAACTACATCGACCCGGCCCTGCCCGACTGGAAGGCCGCCTACTACGGCGACAACGCCAAGCGCCTGCAGGACGTCGCGAACAAGTACGACCCCAACAACGTCTTCCGGTTCGGGCAGGGCGTCGTCAGCTAG
- a CDS encoding PspC domain-containing protein → MSGASETRSPKPGALNGFEETVKDFWVSRPRRPHSGRKLAGVAAAIGRRYGIDPVVVRIALVVTTIFGGFGVPFYLLGWLFLPGESDEVSGFESLIGRGRSSVSPAFAVVLMVLTVVSAGGSITGSWFDGGGLISCALIATALYLLHRSRGHENRPAPVAARTSYPAFTGNGAFTMTDTAEAPSPARGWDPLAADPAGWDLPDAPPAQEPRPTPPPPSYQAPQRRPRSKVGSATFALAVLTAGAGVLAGLNGAAWFDAQHIIGLVLGVVGIGLVAGAFARGGRGLIGLAIPLAIAGLVLTSAPFKSFDVRGGLGDISPVPQSLAELQPLYQHAAGDIDLDLTKLPAGAPYSTTVSNGAGDTTVIVPADADVTFDCHTGAGETSCFGRRNDGVGEAALVGTDNGADGPGGQKITLKVSNNVGNVEVRRD, encoded by the coding sequence ATGAGTGGTGCGAGCGAAACCCGGTCGCCGAAGCCGGGTGCCCTGAACGGCTTCGAGGAGACCGTCAAGGACTTCTGGGTCAGCCGGCCCCGGCGGCCGCACTCCGGGCGGAAGCTGGCCGGGGTGGCCGCCGCCATCGGGCGGCGGTACGGGATCGATCCCGTCGTCGTGCGGATCGCCTTGGTGGTCACGACGATCTTCGGTGGCTTCGGCGTTCCCTTCTACCTGCTGGGGTGGCTGTTCCTGCCCGGCGAAAGCGACGAGGTCTCCGGCTTCGAAAGCCTCATCGGGCGCGGCCGGTCGTCGGTGTCGCCCGCGTTCGCCGTCGTGCTCATGGTCCTCACCGTCGTCAGCGCCGGGGGCTCGATCACCGGGTCGTGGTTCGACGGTGGCGGGCTGATCAGCTGCGCGCTCATCGCCACCGCGCTCTACCTGCTGCACCGCAGCCGCGGCCACGAGAACCGCCCCGCGCCGGTCGCCGCGCGGACGTCGTACCCGGCCTTCACCGGAAACGGAGCTTTCACCATGACCGACACCGCCGAGGCGCCTTCGCCGGCGCGCGGCTGGGATCCCCTGGCCGCCGACCCGGCCGGCTGGGACCTTCCCGACGCCCCGCCCGCGCAGGAGCCGCGGCCCACGCCGCCGCCACCGTCGTACCAGGCGCCGCAGCGGCGTCCGCGGTCGAAGGTCGGCTCGGCGACGTTCGCGCTGGCCGTGCTGACCGCCGGCGCCGGTGTGCTGGCCGGCCTCAACGGCGCCGCCTGGTTCGACGCGCAGCACATCATCGGCCTGGTGCTCGGCGTGGTCGGCATCGGCCTGGTCGCCGGCGCGTTCGCCCGCGGCGGACGCGGCCTGATCGGGCTCGCGATCCCGCTGGCGATCGCGGGGCTGGTCCTGACGAGCGCGCCGTTCAAGAGCTTCGACGTCCGCGGCGGTCTCGGCGACATCAGCCCGGTGCCGCAGTCACTGGCCGAACTGCAGCCGCTCTACCAGCACGCGGCGGGCGACATCGACCTCGACCTGACCAAGCTGCCGGCCGGAGCGCCGTACTCGACGACCGTGTCCAACGGCGCGGGCGACACCACGGTGATCGTGCCGGCCGACGCGGACGTCACCTTCGACTGCCACACCGGCGCGGGCGAGACGTCGTGCTTCGGCCGCAGGAACGACGGCGTCGGCGAGGCCGCGCTGGTCGGCACGGACAACGGCGCCGACGGCCCCGGCGGCCAGAAGATCACGCTGAAGGTTTCGAACAACGTGGGCAACGTGGAGGTGCGGCGTGACTGA
- a CDS encoding aldehyde dehydrogenase family protein — MDMITPEPRPAWIAGRPEPGATTLVVHHPYDGSEVATVAVPGPDQVERAVAAAAAVAKEFRRSPAHLRAGALDHVSRVLAARAEEIAEVITAENGKPLKWAEAEVKRAVSVFRIAAEEARRFTGEVQRLDTDPAGEARLALTRRVPRGPVLGIAPFNFPLNLVAHKVAPSLAIGAPIIVKPAPRTPLSALILGEILAETDLPEGAFSVLPLGNEETQALVADPRLPVVSFTGSGPVGWSLKDAAPRKHVVLELGGNAAAVVLRDWPDPEGAAHRIATFGNYQAGQSCIAVQRVIVDAAVAEEFVPALVEAVEAQRTGDPYDRNTDVGPVVDEAAAERIVAWIHEAVEAGAKVLTGGTRDGATVAPTLLTDVPPDTKAWSEEIFGPVLAVSVVDGVDAAFRSVNESAYGLQAGVFTTDVQLAFHASAELEVGGVIIGDVPSYRADQMPYGGVKGSGVGREGVLAAMHDLTEERVTVFTGIDL; from the coding sequence ATGGACATGATCACCCCCGAGCCGCGCCCCGCCTGGATCGCCGGCCGCCCGGAGCCGGGCGCGACCACCCTCGTCGTGCACCACCCGTACGACGGCAGCGAGGTCGCCACGGTCGCCGTGCCCGGGCCGGACCAGGTCGAACGCGCGGTGGCCGCCGCGGCCGCGGTCGCCAAGGAGTTCCGGCGCAGCCCCGCGCACCTGCGGGCGGGCGCGCTCGACCACGTCTCCCGCGTGCTCGCCGCGCGTGCGGAGGAGATCGCCGAGGTGATCACCGCCGAAAACGGCAAGCCGCTCAAGTGGGCCGAAGCCGAGGTCAAGCGCGCGGTGTCGGTGTTCCGCATCGCCGCCGAGGAAGCCCGCCGCTTCACCGGCGAAGTCCAGCGCCTCGACACCGACCCCGCCGGCGAGGCCCGGCTGGCGCTGACCCGCCGGGTCCCGCGCGGGCCGGTGCTCGGCATCGCGCCGTTCAACTTCCCGCTCAACCTGGTGGCGCACAAGGTCGCGCCGTCGCTGGCGATCGGCGCGCCGATCATCGTCAAGCCCGCGCCGCGGACGCCGTTGTCGGCGCTGATCCTCGGCGAAATCCTGGCCGAGACGGACCTCCCGGAAGGCGCCTTCTCGGTGCTGCCGCTCGGAAACGAGGAGACACAGGCGCTCGTCGCGGACCCGCGGTTGCCGGTCGTGTCGTTCACCGGCTCCGGCCCGGTCGGCTGGTCGCTCAAGGACGCCGCACCCCGCAAGCACGTCGTGCTCGAGCTCGGCGGCAACGCGGCGGCCGTCGTGCTGCGCGACTGGCCCGACCCCGAAGGCGCCGCGCACCGGATCGCCACCTTCGGCAACTACCAGGCCGGCCAGTCCTGCATCGCGGTGCAGCGGGTGATCGTGGACGCCGCCGTGGCCGAGGAGTTCGTGCCCGCGCTGGTGGAAGCCGTCGAGGCGCAGCGGACCGGCGACCCGTACGACCGCAACACCGACGTCGGCCCGGTGGTCGACGAAGCCGCCGCCGAGCGGATCGTCGCGTGGATCCATGAGGCCGTCGAAGCGGGCGCGAAGGTGCTCACCGGCGGCACCCGCGACGGCGCGACCGTCGCCCCGACCCTGCTCACCGACGTCCCGCCGGACACCAAGGCGTGGTCCGAGGAGATCTTCGGCCCGGTCCTCGCGGTGTCCGTTGTGGACGGTGTGGACGCGGCCTTCCGCTCGGTCAACGAATCCGCCTACGGCCTGCAGGCGGGCGTCTTCACCACCGACGTCCAGCTGGCGTTCCACGCGTCGGCGGAGCTGGAGGTCGGCGGCGTGATCATCGGTGACGTCCCGTCCTACCGCGCCGACCAGATGCCTTACGGCGGCGTGAAGGGCTCCGGTGTCGGCCGCGAAGGCGTGCTCGCCGCGATGCACGACCTGACGGAGGAGCGCGTCACCGTCTTCACCGGCATCGACCTCTAG
- the guaA gene encoding glutamine-hydrolyzing GMP synthase, with product MPNPIGPVLVVDFGAQYAQLIARRVREAQIYSEVVPHSASTEEILAKNPAAIILSGGPSSVYAEGAPGMDPKLTEAGVPMFGICYGHQLLASALGGVVEPTGVREFGRTEVRVTGDGGVLHAGLPAHQPAWMSHNDSVTKAPEGSVVTASSDGAEVAGFEDVKRRFAGVQYHPEVAHSPHGQEVLRRFLRDIAGIEPQWTTSSIVEEQVQRISDQIGDGRAICGLSGGVDSAVAAALVQRAIGDRLTCVFVDHGLLRAGERTQVEQDFVSATGVNLVTIDARERFLGALAGVTDPEQKRKIIGREFIRVFEQAERDLKAQGDYRFLVQGTLYPDVVESGGGEGTANIKSHHNVGGLPDDLQFELVEPLRLLFKDEVRRVGLELGLPETIVQRQPFPGPGLGIRIIGAVDQERLDTLRAADLIAREELTAAGLDRSIWQCPVVLLADVRSVGVQGDGRTYGHPIVLRPVSSEDAMTADWTRLPYEVLERISTRITNEVAEVNRVVLDVTSKPPGTIEWE from the coding sequence GTGCCCAACCCCATCGGTCCGGTTCTCGTCGTGGACTTCGGGGCGCAGTACGCGCAGCTGATCGCCCGGCGCGTCCGCGAGGCGCAGATCTACTCCGAGGTCGTTCCGCACAGCGCGTCGACCGAAGAGATCCTCGCGAAGAACCCCGCGGCCATCATCCTTTCCGGCGGCCCGTCGAGCGTGTACGCCGAAGGTGCCCCGGGCATGGACCCGAAGCTCACCGAAGCGGGCGTGCCGATGTTCGGCATCTGCTACGGCCACCAGCTGCTGGCCAGCGCGCTCGGCGGGGTCGTCGAGCCGACCGGCGTGCGCGAGTTCGGCCGCACCGAGGTCCGCGTGACCGGTGACGGCGGTGTCCTGCACGCCGGCCTGCCAGCGCACCAGCCCGCGTGGATGAGCCACAACGACAGCGTCACCAAGGCCCCGGAGGGCTCGGTCGTCACGGCGTCTTCGGACGGCGCCGAAGTCGCCGGCTTCGAGGACGTCAAGCGTCGCTTCGCGGGCGTCCAGTACCACCCGGAGGTCGCGCACTCGCCGCACGGCCAGGAGGTGCTGCGCCGGTTCCTGCGCGACATCGCCGGCATCGAGCCGCAGTGGACGACGTCGTCGATCGTCGAGGAGCAGGTCCAGCGGATCAGCGACCAGATCGGCGACGGCCGCGCGATCTGCGGGCTGTCCGGCGGGGTCGACTCCGCCGTCGCGGCCGCGCTCGTGCAGCGCGCCATCGGCGACCGGCTGACCTGCGTGTTCGTCGACCACGGCCTGCTGCGGGCGGGCGAGCGCACCCAGGTCGAGCAGGACTTCGTCTCCGCCACCGGGGTCAACCTCGTCACCATCGACGCGCGGGAACGCTTCCTCGGCGCGCTGGCCGGCGTCACCGACCCGGAGCAGAAGCGCAAGATCATCGGCCGCGAGTTCATCCGCGTGTTCGAGCAGGCCGAGCGCGACCTCAAGGCCCAGGGCGACTACCGGTTCCTGGTCCAGGGGACGCTGTACCCGGACGTCGTCGAGTCCGGCGGCGGCGAGGGCACGGCCAACATCAAGAGCCACCACAACGTCGGCGGCCTGCCGGACGACCTGCAGTTCGAGCTGGTCGAGCCGCTGCGGCTGCTGTTCAAGGACGAGGTCCGCCGGGTCGGCCTGGAGCTGGGGCTGCCCGAAACGATCGTGCAGCGCCAGCCGTTCCCCGGCCCCGGCCTGGGCATCCGGATCATCGGCGCGGTCGACCAGGAGCGCCTCGACACCCTGCGTGCGGCGGACCTGATCGCGCGTGAGGAGCTGACGGCGGCCGGGCTGGACCGCAGCATCTGGCAGTGCCCGGTGGTGCTGCTCGCCGACGTCCGCAGCGTCGGCGTCCAGGGTGACGGCCGGACCTACGGGCACCCGATCGTCCTGCGGCCGGTGTCGTCCGAAGACGCGATGACCGCGGACTGGACACGCCTGCCCTACGAGGTCCTGGAGCGGATTTCCACCCGCATCACCAACGAGGTCGCGGAGGTCAACCGGGTGGTGCTGGACGTGACGTCCAAGCCGCCGGGCACCATCGAGTGGGAGTGA
- a CDS encoding DinB family protein, with product MAVNWTKELTDQLDFHWTVLVRPKLEGLTDDEYFWEPVANCWTVRPRKSDDEPGSGPFTIDFAFPEPTPPPVTTIAWRLGHILVGVLGARIASHFGGAPVGYDSYPYPGTAAEALSELDKFYAQWVEGVRSLDEEALARPCGPAEGPYAEYPMATLVLHIHRELIHHCAEVLLLRDLHRSR from the coding sequence ATGGCTGTGAACTGGACCAAGGAACTGACCGACCAGCTCGACTTCCACTGGACCGTCCTGGTGCGCCCGAAGCTCGAAGGACTCACCGATGACGAGTACTTCTGGGAGCCGGTCGCGAACTGCTGGACCGTCCGGCCGCGCAAGTCGGACGACGAGCCCGGCTCGGGCCCGTTCACCATCGACTTCGCCTTCCCCGAGCCGACGCCTCCGCCGGTGACGACGATCGCATGGCGGCTCGGCCACATCCTCGTCGGCGTGCTCGGCGCGCGGATCGCGTCGCACTTCGGCGGCGCGCCGGTCGGCTACGACAGCTACCCGTACCCGGGGACGGCCGCCGAAGCGCTGTCGGAACTCGACAAGTTCTACGCGCAGTGGGTCGAAGGGGTGAGGTCGCTCGACGAAGAGGCCCTCGCCCGGCCGTGCGGACCGGCCGAGGGGCCGTACGCGGAGTACCCGATGGCCACCTTGGTGCTGCACATCCACCGCGAGCTGATCCACCACTGCGCCGAAGTCCTACTGCTGCGCGACCTTCACCGGAGCCGGTAG
- a CDS encoding maleylpyruvate isomerase family mycothiol-dependent enzyme gives MTASEKAHALLDGIRKLDDEWARAIGGLGEPELRAPSALPGWSRAHVLAHVARNADGLQNLLAWANTGVETPMYPSAEARERDIEAGAQHAAADLLADFVASAGRFEQYAAAMPDDAWAREARNRQGAPVTGAVVARMRLSELTIHLADLDRGYDLDRVLALLGPLTEDVVQHAVTSRGAHLPALRLAADGFEWTMGAAPKTTVRGSAGALLAWLSGRSDGAALDGDVPRIPAWT, from the coding sequence GTGACGGCATCCGAGAAGGCACACGCACTGCTCGACGGCATCCGGAAGCTCGACGACGAATGGGCGCGGGCCATCGGTGGCCTCGGCGAACCCGAGCTGCGCGCTCCCAGCGCGCTGCCCGGCTGGTCGCGCGCTCACGTCCTCGCGCACGTCGCCCGCAACGCCGACGGCCTGCAGAACCTGCTGGCCTGGGCGAACACCGGCGTCGAGACGCCGATGTACCCCAGTGCCGAGGCCCGGGAGCGGGACATCGAAGCCGGCGCCCAGCACGCGGCCGCCGACCTGCTCGCGGACTTCGTCGCGTCGGCCGGGCGGTTCGAGCAGTACGCCGCCGCGATGCCGGACGACGCCTGGGCGCGGGAGGCCCGCAACCGGCAGGGCGCGCCCGTCACCGGGGCCGTCGTGGCGCGGATGCGGCTGTCCGAACTGACCATCCACCTCGCCGACCTCGACCGCGGCTACGACCTCGACCGCGTGCTCGCGCTGCTCGGCCCGCTGACCGAGGACGTCGTCCAGCACGCCGTCACCTCGCGCGGTGCCCACCTCCCGGCGCTGCGCCTGGCCGCCGACGGGTTCGAGTGGACGATGGGTGCCGCCCCGAAGACGACCGTCCGCGGGTCGGCCGGGGCGCTGCTGGCCTGGCTCAGCGGGCGCTCCGACGGCGCCGCCCTCGACGGTGACGTGCCCCGGATCCCGGCCTGGACGTGA
- a CDS encoding zinc-dependent alcohol dehydrogenase family protein, which produces MRATVIYGAGDVRVETVPDPKLVEPTDVILRVVRSCICGSDLWPYADMAPSEHGRRIGHEFLGIVEETGADVATVTKGDLVIAPFVYSDNTCQYCREGLQTSCVHGGFWGANGVDGGQGEAVRVPQADGTLVKVPHTEDDGLLASLLTLSDVFPTGHHAATKARVTPGQNVTVIGDGAVGLSAVLAAKRLGAERIVLMGRHPARTDLGREFGATDVVAGRGEEGIAKVRELTGGEGTHAVLECVGTKPAFEMAVGVVRAGGAVSRVGVPQYEEGPIGPALFRRNITVTGGVAPARHYIPELLPDVLDGKYQPGKVFDRTIGVEEIPGGYRAMADREALKVLIKP; this is translated from the coding sequence ATGCGAGCGACAGTCATCTACGGCGCCGGCGACGTGCGGGTGGAGACCGTTCCCGACCCGAAGCTGGTGGAGCCGACCGACGTCATCCTGCGGGTCGTCCGGTCCTGCATCTGCGGCAGCGACCTCTGGCCGTACGCCGACATGGCACCGAGCGAGCACGGCCGCCGCATCGGGCACGAGTTCCTCGGGATCGTCGAGGAGACCGGCGCGGACGTCGCCACCGTCACCAAGGGCGACCTCGTCATCGCGCCCTTCGTCTACTCCGACAACACCTGCCAGTACTGCCGCGAAGGCCTGCAGACCTCCTGCGTGCACGGCGGGTTCTGGGGCGCCAACGGCGTCGACGGCGGGCAGGGCGAAGCCGTGCGCGTGCCGCAGGCCGACGGCACCCTCGTCAAGGTGCCGCACACCGAGGACGACGGGCTGCTCGCGTCGCTCCTCACGCTCTCGGACGTCTTCCCGACCGGCCACCACGCCGCGACGAAGGCGCGCGTGACGCCGGGCCAGAACGTCACCGTGATCGGCGACGGCGCGGTCGGCCTCTCCGCTGTTCTCGCCGCGAAGCGCCTCGGCGCCGAGCGGATCGTCCTCATGGGACGCCACCCGGCGCGGACCGACCTCGGCCGCGAGTTCGGCGCGACCGACGTCGTCGCCGGGCGCGGCGAGGAAGGCATCGCCAAGGTGCGCGAGCTGACCGGCGGTGAAGGCACCCACGCCGTCCTGGAATGCGTCGGCACGAAACCCGCCTTCGAGATGGCCGTCGGCGTCGTGCGCGCGGGCGGTGCGGTCAGCCGCGTCGGCGTCCCGCAGTACGAGGAGGGCCCGATCGGCCCGGCGCTGTTCCGGCGGAACATCACCGTCACCGGCGGGGTCGCCCCGGCGCGGCACTACATCCCCGAGCTGCTGCCGGACGTCCTCGACGGCAAGTACCAGCCCGGCAAGGTCTTCGACCGCACGATCGGCGTCGAAGAGATCCCCGGCGGTTACCGCGCGATGGCCGACCGCGAAGCACTGAAGGTGCTCATCAAGCCGTGA